Proteins co-encoded in one Opitutus terrae PB90-1 genomic window:
- the ettA gene encoding energy-dependent translational throttle protein EttA, whose translation MPEEAPTIIFSMLGVSKKIERKEILRDVSLSFFYGAKIGVLGLNGSGKSSLLRILAGRDKEIEGAVHFEPGYTIGLLEQEPQLTAGATVRACVEEGVKHLTDLAAAYDDTWDELDAAPDDAAKDAIMAKQGELQEKIDALNAWDVAPQVEMAMDALRCPSGEQIVDTLSGGERRRVALARLLLQKPSILLLDEPTNHLDAESVQWLEQHLARYEGTVIAVTHDRYFLDNVAQWILELSFGHGIPWKGNYSSWLEQKQRRMAVEQRTEDRRQKAMARELEWIRKSAKARVAKSQARISAYEAMLKENVAEKEREFEILIPPGPRLGNLVVEAQKLTKSYGENVLFENVNFALPPGGIVGVIGPNGAGKTTMFKLITGAEQPDGGTLRVGDTVKIAHVDQSRESLPDKATIWEAISGGEEILKLANREVNSRAYCAQFGFTGADQQKKVGVLSGGERNRVHLARLLKSGANLILLDEPTNDLDVNSIRALEEGLENFAGCAVVVSHDRWFLDRVATHILAFEGESYVHWFNGNYSSYIEDLHRRKGKDADQPHRIKYRKLTHG comes from the coding sequence ATGCCCGAGGAAGCACCGACCATCATCTTCTCCATGCTTGGCGTCTCGAAGAAGATCGAGCGCAAGGAAATCCTCCGCGACGTCTCGCTGTCGTTCTTCTACGGCGCGAAGATCGGCGTGCTCGGGCTGAACGGCTCGGGCAAGTCCTCGCTGCTGCGGATCCTCGCCGGCCGCGACAAGGAGATCGAGGGCGCGGTGCATTTCGAGCCGGGTTATACCATCGGGCTGCTCGAGCAGGAGCCGCAGCTCACCGCCGGTGCGACCGTGCGCGCGTGTGTCGAGGAGGGCGTGAAGCACCTGACGGATCTCGCGGCGGCGTACGATGACACCTGGGATGAACTCGATGCAGCGCCGGACGATGCGGCGAAGGACGCGATCATGGCGAAACAGGGCGAACTGCAGGAGAAGATCGACGCGCTCAACGCGTGGGACGTGGCGCCGCAGGTGGAAATGGCGATGGACGCGCTGCGCTGTCCGTCGGGGGAGCAGATCGTCGACACGTTGTCGGGCGGCGAGAGGCGGCGGGTGGCGCTGGCACGACTGCTGTTGCAGAAACCGTCGATCCTGTTGCTCGACGAACCCACCAATCACCTCGATGCCGAAAGCGTGCAGTGGCTCGAGCAGCACCTGGCCCGCTACGAGGGAACGGTGATCGCGGTGACGCACGATCGCTATTTTTTGGACAATGTCGCGCAGTGGATCCTCGAGCTGTCGTTCGGCCACGGAATTCCATGGAAGGGCAATTACTCCTCGTGGCTCGAGCAAAAGCAGCGGCGGATGGCGGTGGAGCAGCGCACGGAGGATCGCCGGCAGAAGGCGATGGCGCGCGAACTGGAGTGGATCCGCAAATCGGCCAAGGCGCGGGTGGCGAAATCGCAGGCGCGCATTAGCGCTTATGAGGCGATGCTCAAGGAAAACGTGGCCGAGAAGGAGCGGGAGTTCGAAATCTTGATCCCGCCCGGTCCGCGGCTGGGCAATCTCGTGGTTGAGGCGCAGAAACTCACCAAGAGCTACGGCGAGAACGTGCTGTTCGAGAACGTGAACTTCGCGCTGCCGCCTGGCGGGATCGTCGGTGTGATCGGCCCGAACGGCGCCGGCAAGACGACGATGTTCAAGCTCATCACGGGCGCGGAGCAGCCGGACGGCGGCACGCTGCGCGTCGGCGATACGGTGAAGATCGCGCACGTCGACCAGTCGCGCGAGTCGCTGCCGGACAAGGCGACGATCTGGGAGGCGATCAGCGGCGGCGAGGAGATCCTGAAGCTCGCCAATCGCGAGGTGAACAGCCGCGCGTATTGCGCGCAGTTTGGCTTCACCGGAGCCGATCAGCAGAAAAAGGTCGGCGTGCTCTCGGGCGGCGAGCGCAACCGCGTGCATCTCGCGCGGCTGCTGAAGAGCGGCGCGAACCTGATCCTGCTCGACGAGCCGACGAACGACCTGGACGTGAACTCGATCCGTGCGCTGGAGGAAGGTTTGGAGAACTTCGCGGGCTGTGCGGTGGTGGTGTCGCACGACCGGTGGTTCCTCGATCGCGTGGCGACGCACATCCTCGCGTTCGAGGGCGAGAGTTACGTGCACTGGTTCAACGGCAACTACTCGAGCTACATCGAGGATCTGCATCGCCGAAAGGGGAAGGACGCCGACCAGCCGCACCGGATCAAATACCGGAAGCTGACGCATGGATGA
- a CDS encoding beta-glucosidase produces the protein MLLPTTITLAEPSFKTPVSSDVAEQRANALLARLTVAQKLQLISGHNSFFIKGYPELGIPELYMSDATGGVNIRRNLSTALEKSTAFPNPLALAATWNPALAYRYAHSIGEECRAGGIAFLLGPGMNLYRHAQAGRNFEYFGEDPLLSAKMIERYVAGVLDTGTIPTLKHFLANETDHYRRTSNSIVDERTLHEIYLPPFRAGIEAGAMAVMTSYNLLNGEWCGQSRSVITELLREQLGYKWLVMTDWWSVWDAQKIIESGQDLEMPGEKFIKADADRLLKAGKVTEVQIDRMARSILRTCIAMGLHDRPVQDTYFLEKFPEHEQVALQTAREGIVLLKNDGVLPVRRESGQNILFTGRYAQHLPRGLGAAEVQGYDPVPLLQELQDTYGAQLHFVAAPTDEEIRAADIVFLSTGTEDSEGWDRPFALPDAEEQRIQRIVGLNPRTVVIVNTGSGIQMTGWNDRAAAVVWAWYPGQIGNRALAEILCGETNPSGKLPITIERRFEDSPGFGYLPAGESLYVGWDQDNNMSHPVTRVVYQEGVFIGYRWYEQKQIAPLYAFGHGLSYTTFAYSDLKLSEFVMPLEGRVSVEFTVTNTGLIAGTEIAQLYVRDTHAPLPRPPKELKAFSRVSLQPGESRVVRFRLTAKEFAYWDVAAHAWRADPRDYTLLVGGASDRIALEAKLTLQ, from the coding sequence ATGCTCCTCCCCACCACCATCACCCTCGCCGAGCCGTCCTTTAAAACGCCCGTCAGTTCCGATGTCGCCGAGCAACGCGCGAACGCGCTGCTCGCCCGCCTGACCGTGGCGCAGAAGCTCCAGCTGATCAGCGGCCACAATTCCTTTTTCATCAAAGGCTACCCGGAGCTCGGCATTCCCGAGCTCTACATGTCCGACGCCACCGGCGGCGTGAACATTCGCCGCAACCTCAGTACCGCGCTTGAGAAATCCACGGCGTTTCCTAATCCGCTCGCGCTCGCCGCCACGTGGAATCCCGCGCTTGCCTACCGCTACGCCCACAGCATCGGTGAGGAATGCCGCGCCGGCGGCATCGCGTTCCTCCTCGGCCCGGGGATGAACCTGTATCGCCACGCCCAAGCTGGCCGGAACTTCGAGTATTTCGGCGAAGATCCACTCCTCTCCGCGAAAATGATCGAGCGTTACGTCGCCGGCGTGCTCGACACCGGCACGATCCCGACGCTGAAGCATTTCCTCGCCAACGAAACCGATCACTACCGCCGCACCTCCAACTCCATCGTCGACGAGCGCACGTTGCACGAGATCTACCTGCCGCCGTTCCGCGCTGGCATCGAGGCGGGCGCGATGGCGGTGATGACCTCCTACAACCTCCTCAACGGCGAGTGGTGTGGCCAGAGCCGCAGCGTGATCACCGAGCTGCTGCGCGAACAGCTCGGTTATAAATGGCTCGTGATGACCGACTGGTGGTCGGTGTGGGACGCCCAGAAGATCATTGAGTCCGGCCAGGACCTCGAAATGCCCGGCGAGAAGTTCATCAAGGCCGACGCCGACCGGCTGCTCAAGGCCGGCAAGGTCACCGAGGTGCAGATCGATAGGATGGCGCGCAGCATCCTGCGCACGTGCATCGCGATGGGCCTGCACGACCGGCCCGTGCAGGACACCTACTTCCTCGAAAAATTCCCCGAGCACGAGCAGGTCGCGCTACAGACCGCTCGCGAGGGCATCGTGCTGTTGAAGAACGATGGCGTGCTGCCGGTCCGCCGCGAGTCCGGCCAAAACATCCTCTTCACCGGCCGCTACGCACAGCACCTGCCGCGCGGGCTCGGGGCCGCCGAGGTGCAGGGCTACGACCCGGTGCCGCTCTTGCAAGAGTTGCAGGACACCTACGGCGCGCAGCTGCACTTTGTCGCGGCTCCGACCGACGAGGAGATTCGCGCCGCGGACATCGTGTTCCTCAGCACGGGCACCGAGGACAGCGAAGGCTGGGACCGCCCGTTCGCTCTGCCCGACGCCGAAGAGCAGCGGATTCAGCGGATCGTCGGGCTCAACCCGCGGACCGTCGTCATTGTGAACACCGGCAGCGGGATTCAGATGACCGGCTGGAACGATCGCGCCGCCGCCGTTGTGTGGGCCTGGTATCCGGGCCAGATCGGCAACCGCGCGCTCGCCGAGATCCTGTGCGGGGAGACGAATCCCAGCGGCAAGCTCCCGATCACGATCGAGCGGCGGTTCGAGGACTCGCCCGGCTTCGGTTATCTTCCTGCCGGCGAGTCGCTGTATGTCGGTTGGGATCAGGACAACAACATGTCCCACCCCGTTACACGGGTCGTCTACCAGGAAGGCGTTTTCATCGGCTATCGCTGGTATGAGCAGAAGCAGATCGCACCCCTCTATGCGTTCGGCCACGGACTTTCCTACACCACGTTCGCGTATTCGGATCTCAAGCTCAGCGAATTCGTCATGCCGCTCGAAGGCCGCGTCAGCGTCGAGTTCACGGTGACCAACACCGGCCTGATCGCAGGCACCGAAATCGCGCAGCTTTACGTTCGCGACACGCACGCACCGCTACCGCGTCCGCCGAAGGAGCTGAAGGCGTTCAGCCGCGTTTCGTTGCAGCCGGGAGAAAGCCGCGTCGTCCGCTTTCGGCTCACCGCAAAGGAATTCGCCTATTGGGACGTGGCTGCGCACGCCTGGCGCGCCGATCCGCGCGACTATACCCTCCTCGTCGGCGGCGCGTCGGACCGGATCGCGCTCGAAGCCAAGCTCACGCTGCAGTGA
- a CDS encoding tetratricopeptide repeat protein, producing the protein MIPTARRVQYAYGYLGLGLLAEAAHELDAVVEADQFAPEVMAARMDLFMAAHEWARVVDYARRLLERDRNNVAAWISLGCAVRRVENVAAAKQVLLEAERLHGNQHAVIHYNLACYTCLLGEMTAAKAHLTRACRMDASFKAAALKDTDLAALADFVRELKVA; encoded by the coding sequence ATGATTCCGACCGCGCGACGCGTCCAATACGCCTACGGCTATCTCGGACTCGGCTTGCTCGCCGAGGCAGCGCACGAACTGGATGCGGTCGTCGAGGCGGATCAGTTCGCGCCGGAAGTGATGGCGGCGCGAATGGACCTCTTCATGGCGGCTCACGAATGGGCTCGCGTGGTCGACTACGCGCGGCGGCTGCTCGAGCGGGATCGGAACAACGTCGCCGCGTGGATCTCACTCGGCTGCGCGGTGCGGCGCGTTGAAAATGTCGCCGCCGCGAAGCAGGTGCTGCTCGAAGCCGAGCGGCTGCACGGCAACCAGCACGCGGTGATCCACTACAACCTTGCGTGCTACACGTGTCTGCTCGGCGAGATGACCGCCGCCAAAGCCCATCTCACGCGCGCCTGCCGGATGGATGCCAGTTTCAAAGCGGCGGCCTTGAAGGACACGGATCTCGCCGCATTGGCGGATTTCGTGCGCGAGCTGAAGGTGGCGTGA
- a CDS encoding YkgJ family cysteine cluster protein — MSALADTFGCRSGCGACCIAPSISSPIPGMSGGKPAGIPCVQLLPDMRCALFGKPERPAVCVSLRPSQEMCGGSRDEALRHLAALELATRPAG, encoded by the coding sequence ATGTCCGCACTCGCTGACACATTTGGCTGCCGCTCGGGTTGTGGGGCGTGCTGCATCGCGCCTTCGATCTCGTCGCCGATTCCCGGGATGAGCGGAGGAAAACCGGCCGGGATTCCGTGCGTGCAGCTGCTGCCGGACATGCGCTGCGCGCTGTTCGGCAAACCGGAGCGGCCGGCGGTGTGCGTGAGCTTGCGGCCGAGCCAGGAAATGTGTGGCGGCAGTCGAGACGAAGCGTTGCGGCACCTCGCGGCGCTGGAACTCGCGACGCGGCCAGCGGGGTGA
- a CDS encoding DUF748 domain-containing protein — protein MISRGRRRFWILLVLVGVYAVLGYFVLPPIARTELQKRMAAQLGRTVSIGAVKIDPFAFSIALERVQIMNASGAEPFAGWRRLSVNFDPLASLRGEWVLGEITLEDFRGGVEIDEHGTPSFSDLLDRFGKTREPDAARPAEPRQRSRPWRISRLTVAGAQVDFVDRSRSEVFRTLLGPVNFTLVEFRTAGGHGAPYRFEARSESGEKLTWTGSLSARPLTSTGEWRLENVLLSKYAPYLDEQMNLLLTAGKLTLSGRYDVSFLPDDRRLQVTEGAAQLTNLKLVERATGQPLLELPTAELRGFSVDGLQRRVALGTLRLSGGRLAVRRDADGALNLASVLAPRSAGSSAGDATEPAHDQPIEVTATEFGVRDFVVQWHDGTTPRPVDIELTGVNATVKDVTSTRGATLPVEATFGLNPQGTARASGNVALAPFRLNLDLELAWMPLPPFSGYMERALPVRLARGTASLKGRVAVAPGPAGPDVSFTGGGRLEEVVFASALREEELGGFANLAANDVTVSSHPRVSVTMGAVNVSAPYTRLAVDQNGQLNFAQLTGAREPGAAVVAMPRAKPAPGTAPLDLTVGQLTIDGGELTFSDNSLQPAVEMVISQIGGSVQNVSSRNPARGEADLRAFVGGEGPVVVRGRFNPFAASPFADLAVEAKSIDLSPVSPYVAKYAGYELERGALFLETQAKLVEQRLDIRNKVTLEQFTLGRPTPSPDAVKLPVRLGVALLKDANGRIVLDVPVQGSLADPQFQVGRVVGQVLTGVLAKAATSPFSLIGSMFGGGGEELQYQDFAPGEATPTAASLKRLAVLQRAMAERPELRLRLEPSYDPGELYELKRRTLEEQIRRRVWEKLRAADATVPPIEELLISSSNRADAITQMFDERFGRPRAVRPEPVVPPPVGATAISPPEASAAAARTAPVVDEPAPAEPVADGTPAFPETQAAPAEAQREQHEKPGLIRRAWNMATLKGLRDRWWGEDEKPVPVARRPEPPPAPVVQPPQPQVAQTPPPAPVQAPPAAPSPAPLDVPLSEMEQRLIDTLDVGAKDLTQLAEARAERVKELLTKEGRVAPDRVQIAKIKDDASVAKGPRVTLHLD, from the coding sequence ATGATTTCCCGAGGTCGCCGCCGGTTTTGGATCCTGCTCGTTTTGGTCGGAGTTTATGCGGTGCTCGGATATTTTGTGCTGCCCCCGATCGCGCGGACGGAGTTGCAGAAACGGATGGCGGCGCAGCTCGGTCGCACGGTGAGCATCGGCGCGGTGAAGATCGACCCGTTCGCCTTCTCCATCGCGCTCGAACGGGTGCAGATCATGAACGCGAGCGGTGCCGAACCATTCGCGGGCTGGCGGCGGCTGTCCGTGAACTTCGATCCGCTCGCCTCGCTGCGCGGCGAGTGGGTGCTGGGCGAAATCACGCTCGAGGATTTCCGCGGCGGCGTGGAGATCGACGAGCACGGCACGCCGAGTTTTTCCGACCTGCTCGATCGCTTTGGAAAAACGCGCGAACCGGACGCGGCCCGTCCGGCGGAGCCGCGGCAGCGCAGCCGGCCGTGGCGGATTTCGCGGCTCACGGTGGCGGGTGCGCAGGTTGATTTTGTCGATCGCTCGCGGAGCGAAGTGTTTCGTACGCTGCTCGGGCCGGTGAACTTCACGCTGGTGGAATTTCGCACCGCGGGCGGACACGGCGCGCCGTACCGCTTCGAGGCGCGCTCGGAGTCCGGCGAGAAGTTGACGTGGACCGGTTCGCTGAGCGCGCGCCCGCTCACCTCGACCGGCGAGTGGCGGCTGGAGAACGTGCTGCTCTCGAAATACGCGCCGTATCTCGACGAGCAGATGAATCTGCTGCTGACCGCGGGCAAGCTGACGCTGAGCGGCCGCTACGATGTGAGTTTTCTGCCGGACGATCGCCGGCTGCAGGTCACCGAGGGCGCCGCGCAGTTGACCAATCTGAAACTGGTCGAGCGGGCGACGGGCCAGCCGTTGCTGGAACTGCCGACGGCGGAACTGCGCGGCTTCAGCGTCGACGGGCTGCAGCGGCGCGTCGCACTCGGCACGCTGCGGCTCAGTGGCGGCCGGCTCGCCGTGCGCCGGGATGCCGACGGGGCTTTGAATCTCGCATCGGTGCTGGCGCCGCGGTCAGCGGGGTCGTCCGCCGGCGACGCGACGGAGCCGGCTCACGACCAGCCGATCGAAGTGACCGCGACGGAATTCGGCGTGCGGGATTTCGTGGTGCAATGGCACGACGGAACGACCCCGCGGCCGGTCGATATCGAGCTGACCGGCGTCAACGCGACGGTGAAGGACGTCACGTCCACGCGGGGCGCAACGTTGCCGGTTGAGGCAACCTTCGGGCTGAACCCGCAGGGGACGGCGCGGGCGAGCGGTAACGTGGCGCTGGCGCCGTTCCGGCTCAACCTGGACCTCGAGCTGGCGTGGATGCCGCTGCCACCGTTCAGCGGATACATGGAACGAGCACTGCCGGTGCGGCTCGCGCGCGGCACGGCGTCGCTGAAAGGCCGCGTGGCCGTCGCGCCGGGACCGGCGGGACCCGACGTGAGCTTCACGGGCGGCGGTCGACTCGAGGAGGTGGTGTTCGCGAGTGCGCTGCGCGAGGAGGAGCTGGGCGGATTCGCCAACCTGGCGGCAAATGACGTGACCGTGTCGAGCCATCCCCGGGTGAGCGTGACGATGGGCGCGGTGAATGTGAGCGCGCCATACACCCGGTTGGCCGTGGACCAGAACGGGCAACTCAATTTTGCGCAGCTCACGGGAGCGCGGGAGCCCGGCGCGGCGGTGGTGGCAATGCCGCGCGCGAAGCCGGCGCCAGGCACGGCACCGCTGGATCTCACCGTCGGCCAGCTTACGATCGACGGCGGCGAGCTGACGTTCAGCGACAACTCGCTCCAGCCAGCGGTCGAGATGGTGATCAGCCAAATCGGCGGGTCGGTGCAGAACGTCTCCTCGCGCAATCCGGCGCGCGGCGAGGCTGATCTGCGAGCGTTCGTCGGTGGCGAGGGGCCGGTTGTGGTGCGGGGCCGGTTCAATCCCTTCGCGGCGAGTCCGTTCGCCGATCTCGCGGTGGAGGCGAAATCGATCGATCTATCGCCGGTGAGCCCATACGTCGCGAAGTATGCCGGCTACGAACTCGAGCGCGGGGCACTGTTTCTCGAAACGCAGGCCAAGCTCGTGGAACAGCGACTCGATATCCGCAACAAGGTTACGCTGGAGCAGTTCACGCTGGGCCGACCGACGCCGAGTCCGGACGCGGTGAAGCTGCCGGTGCGGCTGGGCGTGGCGCTGTTGAAGGACGCAAACGGCAGGATCGTGCTCGACGTGCCGGTGCAGGGCAGCCTGGCGGATCCGCAGTTTCAAGTGGGCCGCGTGGTGGGACAGGTCCTCACGGGCGTACTGGCGAAGGCGGCGACGTCGCCGTTTTCATTGATCGGCTCGATGTTCGGCGGCGGCGGCGAGGAACTGCAGTATCAGGATTTCGCACCCGGTGAAGCCACGCCGACGGCGGCGAGCCTGAAACGGCTGGCGGTTTTGCAGCGTGCGATGGCCGAGCGGCCGGAGCTCCGGTTGCGGCTCGAACCGAGCTACGATCCGGGCGAACTCTATGAGTTGAAACGCCGGACGCTCGAGGAGCAGATCCGGCGGCGGGTGTGGGAAAAGCTGCGGGCGGCCGATGCCACGGTCCCCCCGATCGAGGAACTGCTAATCTCGTCGAGCAACCGCGCGGATGCGATCACGCAAATGTTCGACGAGCGGTTCGGCCGGCCGCGCGCGGTGCGACCGGAACCGGTCGTACCACCACCGGTTGGCGCGACCGCGATCTCACCGCCCGAAGCGAGCGCGGCGGCGGCACGAACTGCGCCCGTGGTCGACGAACCGGCACCGGCCGAACCCGTTGCGGACGGGACGCCCGCGTTCCCGGAGACGCAGGCTGCGCCAGCCGAGGCGCAGCGGGAACAACACGAAAAACCGGGGCTGATTCGCCGGGCCTGGAACATGGCCACATTGAAAGGACTCCGCGACCGGTGGTGGGGCGAGGACGAAAAGCCCGTGCCGGTCGCACGGCGACCCGAGCCGCCGCCCGCGCCGGTCGTCCAGCCTCCGCAGCCGCAAGTCGCACAGACACCACCCCCTGCGCCCGTTCAGGCGCCGCCGGCCGCGCCATCGCCCGCCCCGCTCGATGTGCCGCTCAGCGAAATGGAGCAGCGGTTGATCGATACCCTCGATGTCGGCGCGAAGGACCTGACGCAGCTCGCGGAAGCGCGCGCGGAGCGGGTGAAGGAACTTCTGACGAAGGAAGGACGCGTGGCGCCGGACCGCGTACAGATCGCGAAGATCAAAGACGACGCGAGCGTCGCGAAAGGCCCGCGCGTGACGTTGCACTTGGATTGA
- a CDS encoding YiiD C-terminal domain-containing protein — protein sequence MKSVKVPALELFLHEMIPLAKAMGVGVEVSDAKALVLTAPKEQNRNSLNTAFGGSLVSLATLAGYGVVWELMKEENAAAKSEWRIVVKESRAAYRRPVLGDLRAICERPAQAAIAEFKDALARYGQAKLKLKAAVVENGVTAVDVTAAFVVIR from the coding sequence ATGAAATCGGTGAAGGTGCCAGCGCTGGAGCTTTTTCTCCACGAGATGATCCCGCTCGCGAAAGCGATGGGTGTGGGCGTGGAGGTAAGCGACGCCAAGGCGCTCGTGCTGACCGCACCGAAGGAGCAGAACCGAAATTCGCTGAACACCGCGTTTGGCGGCAGCCTCGTCTCGCTCGCCACGCTCGCCGGCTACGGCGTCGTGTGGGAGTTGATGAAGGAGGAAAATGCCGCAGCAAAAAGCGAGTGGCGCATCGTCGTGAAGGAAAGCCGCGCCGCGTATCGCCGGCCCGTGCTCGGCGACCTCCGCGCAATCTGCGAGCGACCCGCGCAGGCGGCGATCGCCGAGTTCAAGGATGCCCTCGCGCGCTACGGCCAGGCCAAGCTCAAGCTCAAGGCGGCCGTGGTCGAGAACGGCGTGACCGCGGTCGATGTGACCGCGGCATTCGTCGTCATCCGCTGA